gattaattaattatttaatttaatatatgaaTTTGCCATCTATCAGCTCACCCCTTTTAAACAAGTTAGTCAAATTCTGTATGATTTTCGGCCCAAAAACATATTATtaatacaaaattaaataaatgatttcgagtacttatttatgtatataataaaaaataatattgaaaCACATTTCAGAAATTATAAACATCGTCAAGTctaaaaagtaaattattattatatcaatTAATTTAGTGCGATGCTCCTTCATTTACGTTGTTTGGGGTGCCAAGGAAAGAAATGTATACCACAACAAGAGAGTAAATCAAcgctttttatttatatttatgacCCACAATGTCCAAATCACAGCATTTTCAATGGTGTGACCACCAAAACTTATAATTTGGACAAAAAAGGTAGCATTAATGCAGCAAATTCAATGGTCTCCAAAGACCAAGAAATACAAATGCCTTtgcctttattttattttattgccAAAAAAAACTTCGTGAGAGGCTCCTTTTCCATTCACTCAACAGCCAGTGGAACAGCTTCAGCCTACACAAGAACAAGATTAGTCTCCATCAATATTTCAAGTCAAAAATTTTCTAGTTTTTTGCAAGaaagttttaaatgtttatagatACAACAAGCCTACCAGCTTGCGGTATTTGAGCGCATAAAACATTTCAAGGTATCTTCTGATCTCCAGGCGATCCAGCTTCGAAACATACTTCCAGAACCCGTAAACACCAGCCAATGTCAGTAGCCTGTCCGAATAAATCTGCCAAGTATACCTGAACACCACAAGTTTCATATGATAGATCAGtaagtatatatatttattgcaGAACGATATATGGTGCGAGATTTAACGGATCATTACTTCTCCTGGATACGTTTCAGGCCGCCATTCGATATTGTCTCCCAGTGAGAATGATCTTTCCTACACTTTTCGAAGAAACCAACGAGTAGTTCAGACACTTGTTCACCCTTGTAAGGATCGATATGGAAACCAGACTTTCCGTGGACGATTATTTCAGCTGGTCCACCGTACGAAGTTGCGAATGTCGGCAACCCGCAAGTCATGGCCTCCACGACAGTCAAACCGAAGGCCTCATAGAATGCTGGTTGCACGAAAACGCCCCTGGTGTCAGCGATGTAACGGTAGAGTTCACCGTTCCTGACACGGTTCATTTGAGAAGAAATCCATCTGAATTGGCCATTCAGGTTGTATGTTTCTATCaaattgtacatctttttcatcTCAGCCTGTTCTTCCAAATCTTTCGACTCTTTTCGCCTGTCGCCACCAACGACAACAAGGTTAGCTAATTGCCTGAGTTTTGGGTTCTTGGCATATAGTTCCACAAGTCCAGTCAAATTCTTGACCCTGTCAAGCCTAGCCATGGTGAAAATGATGGGCTTGTTCTTGTCTTTCAGCACACATCTGTCAAATCGGCATTATACAAAATGAGCATTTACGAAAAATACCAACATGGATGGATCCACGATTTCAGTTTTTGCGGGTATAAAGATGGAAAACTCACAAATGTTCTTCATTCTCAACGTTGCTATAAAGAAGTTCCTCAATTTCAGGGTGGAGGGCTGTTAGTCTTTTCTCCTTTTCGGTATACGAGAAGTAGAGGTTCGTATCCGCCCCAGGAGAGACGATGTTGAATTTGGGGTCGAACACATTAATCCCATGGACGACTCGGTACAATCCAGGCATAGTGAACGCCATATGGCTCTCGTACTGCCCCACTGTGTCCTTGCTGAAAATACGAGATTGAGAaaacttttatgctaagaacaCAAATACTTGTTTTTTTAACAGATGTACTAAATCAAATTCTGAGTATATACAAACCTTCCAGCTATTTCTTGAAATGTGCTAGTGATTATGAAGTCTGTATGATTCATTGCATACAAATCAGCTGTAAACTGGCATGAAAAGCGATACTTTTCGTCGAAGTTTTTCAGGTAAATGTCAGAATCAGGATACTTCGTTTTCTCAAGTGCGTGAGCAATGGTACACTgtccaaaaaaaattttgaaaaacaatAGCAGGAATGAGTCTCCTGATAGAAGAAAACTAAATAATTTTCTATCGATGTTCATACATAGTTAACAGGGTTGTGCACCTGAGTCACTCCCAACTTGTGGGCAAGCAAAGAGGCAGCAAGGTTACCCTCGCTATAATTTCCAATAATCAAGTCTGGCTTCGCCTGCAACTCTGCTGTGATTTCTTTGGCAACATCCTAGAAAACGAAACAATGAAAAGTTGAGTACTTGTGAAAGAACTTTCAAGAGTGTAGGAGAAATAAAGAAATTGTGTCATCTTACCTCAGTGAATGTTTCCATGTAAGGCCACACCTCAAACCGGGAGATCCATTTTCGAACAATACCCTTTTCAGTTCTAAATGGGACGCGGAGTATATGTGAGTGCTCGGCCCCAAAAACTTTCTCAATTCGCTGACCACAAGTGGTTCCAACTGCATCTGGTAGCAGCCGAGTCACCTAACAGCGTAACAAGATCAAGCATAAGATTCAAATTCCATGAGAGCGAgggggagagagagagagagagagagaaagaaACTAACTATGAGAATTCGTGGTGTGATATCGAGTCCTTGCTCCTTTATACGTTTGATCATCTCCCGCTCCAAAGCAGGAACTTGATCCAAAATGTACACCACCTGTAAAATAAGTGAAGGAACCGCTCAGAATTGCCGGATTAAATTTGAACTGCGATGAAAAATCGGGAGTTTCATACCTGTCCACCGGTATCAGGGTATCCCAAGACGTTTTCTTGAGCAAAGTAACCGTGAGGAGAAAGAATAACGACATTGAAAACCATAGGAATTCTGCCAAGGAATTTCTCGAGAGTGCATGAGTCCGGAGCCTCGAGAAGGTCTAAAAGCATAGAGATCATCTCTGATACTCTTTCTGCATTATCGCCCCATCCCCTCTCCAATCCAATCTCTTGGAATTTGTGTTCGAAATTCGAGTATGATGTCTCAGGAGTTAGTATAGACAGGTACTCCTCTGCCTTCCTCAGAACAGCTTGTAGAGAATTAAGGTTCTTGATTCTGTCATTAAGCATCATTGTCTGTACAAGAAAGTCTAATTATCAAATCACAAACTAAAGCATGTTCCAGTCTTTTATGAATCATTATTTACGACATTTCGGTGATTGAATGTCAGAGTATGGTATCATATTCACCTTTCCCTTGTAGTGATGCATTCGGAGGAAATCTAGAATAGGGGTCATGCTCTCCTTGTCATGAAACATTTTTGCAGAGAGGTGCCTATTGAGGAATTCAACTCCATTCCCTATGGATTTGGTGAGAGTTGGCTTTGGAAAAGACGCAGTAAATGGCTCAAAGTCCAACTCAAGAACAAAGTTACCATTTGATCTGCACCACAGAAGACCAATTTAGCTCAAAAATTGAATAAAAGAAATCGGAAGTACAGTAAACAAGTTCATTATTTGGATTCGGAAACCTACGTTCCATTAACGAGCTCTTCCTTGAAGTGCAGATATTCTGGTACAGTTAGTTCCTCGACGACTAGTGCATTCACATTGACTCGTACGTATTCCCAAACACCAGGCCTTAGCCGAATGGCGAGTGCAACCCATGGAGGCAACACAATTGCTTCCTAGCGGAGCAAACAAGCGACGTATTTTTAAGATGGGAATCAGGATTCAATAAGAAGAAATGTTAATGGATGATTCAAATTTTACCTGTGTGCAGTTGAGAACTTCTTTGAAGGCATGATCCTGCAGCTTTGCCTTATCAGCTTCGCATATTGCTTCAAACTCAGCTAAGAGTTGGTGAGGTTTTAGTATCCCCTTTCCATGGCCTTCAATCCTGCAACAAATGATGATCCGATCTCCGATTATAGATGGTGACATAGTAGCTAGCTAATATTTTAAACCATATAGCAGCCTAGTAGGTGGCAAACATTTTGCTCCTTGCGTCAAACAGACAACAGGCAGCGGTGGCGAATAGTAGAAGTGAACAAAATAATCAAGACTAAAACTAGTGAGTAGCACTTGATTGAACATTGAAATACCTAGACAGAAACAGCAAAATCTCGTTGCGATGAGCCGCAAGAGTGGCGTCCAAACGTTCACGAAGGCTGTGAACTCGGGTCAGAACACGTTCCGCCATTGAAGATGATTGACGAGTTACCAAATTCTTGGATATCTTTCCAACtgtaaaatgataaaatattcaTAAATTTCGGTTGTGCAGGCCTAGAAGCGTATATATATCTAGTTAAACTTGAGCAGCATTTATTGACTGAGCCACAGTATTAATTCAATCTAGAATGCcttgaaatttcaaaatctAACACCTGCTTCACATGAACAAGCGTCTGACGTAAGACAGTGCGTGGAGAAGCAAGAGTATTTATTACATGACAAAATCGTATCAAATTTTAACTAAGAGTTTTAGCAAGAATTCAGAAGGAAAACCTTCAATATACCTTAAAATGAACAAAAAACTTAGCAACAAGAGCCAATCAGAGCTCAGAAGCAAGAAAACAATACAAAGAAAGTGAAAAGAAACAGCAAAGTAGCAATATAGAGAAAGCAAAATGAAAGAGTTCTGCTTGTGATGATGGGGAATGCAAGCCAagctctccccccttaaatatgCAAAAACACCCATATTCCAAAACCGCTTTTTCAAGAAAACCAGACACAGAAATGGATATACTCAATGTTGGTTTTGGAAAAATGGTGGTATGAGGTAATGTAGACAGGGGACCTCCTTGGATCAATTtcttcaaatattaaaaaaaagacTCTTCCTCACCTTCCACCAGTTGTAATTATTTTATCTTGAAGTTTTTTCCCAAAGTCAAAACCAGTTTTGaaattaaacttttaaaaaattatttatatgtaataATAAACATGTTGTTATAGAGTTAACATAATTTTCCAATCCGTCAATTTTCTATCAACATGGTTTTATCCACTTTGCACTTTTCCAATCATCCTTCGGATTATGCACATcatctttattatttaaaggTTGGTGTATTcctatttttttcaattttaaaattcagttggtaaaaaatatcatttgacTTGAACTTTTGTTTCgagttttataatataaaagttataaaaaaaataatataaatatcataattaaattacaggtcgtattttgtgatacagatatcttatttaggtctttcatgaaaaaatattaatttttatgctaagagtattattttttattatgataatCGAtaaggattgacccgtctcacggataaatattcatgaaaccgtttacaagagacctactcatttgAAAAAGCATAAATTTAATCTATCGAAAttaaagttgtgatttacattTTTTGACTTACCCATCAGTTCTTCTACTAAATTTGTTTCCCTGTCCGCCTAGAGCTGTTTTCCTGTTATCGCCCACCATAGATGAAGAATTTgaagatatataatatattcaatttGAAGAGAAAGAACATAATATCAAGCAAAAATTTCTTTAACATATGATAATTGGGAAAGTGAGGAAAAAAAACATGGTACACAGTaaataggcaaaaacttgtgtgagacagttttacgggtcgtattttatgagacatatcttttatttgggtcatccatgaaaaaaatattactttttattgtgaatatcggtaggattgaacCGTCTCACATGTATAGAtttgtgagatcatctcacaagatacctactccaCTAAATAATATTCCATTTATTTATTGTACTTTAGAAATATCTAAAGGTTTGATTAATCTAACTAACAATTAATATAATAGAATTTGAAAATTGAGTGAAATTCAGATctttaaatgttaaaaatcCAAATATACTTGGAATTGTAATATACCATA
The sequence above is a segment of the Primulina tabacum isolate GXHZ01 chromosome 6, ASM2559414v2, whole genome shotgun sequence genome. Coding sequences within it:
- the LOC142548449 gene encoding sucrose synthase; this translates as MAERVLTRVHSLRERLDATLAAHRNEILLFLSRIEGHGKGILKPHQLLAEFEAICEADKAKLQDHAFKEVLNCTQEAIVLPPWVALAIRLRPGVWEYVRVNVNALVVEELTVPEYLHFKEELVNGTSNGNFVLELDFEPFTASFPKPTLTKSIGNGVEFLNRHLSAKMFHDKESMTPILDFLRMHHYKGKTMMLNDRIKNLNSLQAVLRKAEEYLSILTPETSYSNFEHKFQEIGLERGWGDNAERVSEMISMLLDLLEAPDSCTLEKFLGRIPMVFNVVILSPHGYFAQENVLGYPDTGGQVVYILDQVPALEREMIKRIKEQGLDITPRILIVTRLLPDAVGTTCGQRIEKVFGAEHSHILRVPFRTEKGIVRKWISRFEVWPYMETFTEDVAKEITAELQAKPDLIIGNYSEGNLAASLLAHKLGVTQCTIAHALEKTKYPDSDIYLKNFDEKYRFSCQFTADLYAMNHTDFIITSTFQEIAGSKDTVGQYESHMAFTMPGLYRVVHGINVFDPKFNIVSPGADTNLYFSYTEKEKRLTALHPEIEELLYSNVENEEHLCVLKDKNKPIIFTMARLDRVKNLTGLVELYAKNPKLRQLANLVVVGGDRRKESKDLEEQAEMKKMYNLIETYNLNGQFRWISSQMNRVRNGELYRYIADTRGVFVQPAFYEAFGLTVVEAMTCGLPTFATSYGGPAEIIVHGKSGFHIDPYKGEQVSELLVGFFEKCRKDHSHWETISNGGLKRIQEKYTWQIYSDRLLTLAGVYGFWKYVSKLDRLEIRRYLEMFYALKYRKLAEAVPLAVE